One Solanum pennellii chromosome 9, SPENNV200 DNA segment encodes these proteins:
- the LOC107031588 gene encoding NADH dehydrogenase [ubiquinone] flavoprotein 2, mitochondrial: MFGRLAAQRLNEIRTSIRRTTQASRSFSTALNYHIDTPDNKPDLPWEFNNANKEKVKEILSFYPSNYKQSAVIPLLDLAQQQNGGWLPVSAMNAVAKVVEVAPIRVYEVATFYTMFNRTKVGKYHLLVCGTTPCMIRGSRGIEEAILKHLGVKRNEVTKDGLFSVGEMECMGCCVNAPMMTVADYSNGSEGYTYNYYEDLTPKKAVEIVEAFRKGEKPPRGTQNPGRINCGPEGGNTTLLGEPKAPPCRDLDAAE, encoded by the exons ATGTTCGGTCGACTCGCTGCCCAACGTCTGAACGAGATCCGAACGTCCATCCGCCGAACTACTCAG GCATCGCGATCTTTTTCCACTGCACTCAACTAT CACATTGATACACCGGACAACAAACCGGACCTTCCTTGGGAGTTTAATAATGCAAACAAGGAAAAG GTGAAAGAAATACTGTCTTTCTACCCATCCAACTATAAACAATCTGCAGTGATTCCTTTGTTGGATCTTGCACAGCAGCAAAATGGAGGGTGGCTACCTGTTTCGGCGATGAATGCA GTGGCTAAGGTTGTTGAAGTTGCGCCAATTCGTGTATATGAGGTTGCAACTTTCTACACGATGTTCAACAGGACAAAA GTTGGAAAATATCACCTTTTGGTTTGTGGCACAACACCTTGTATGATCCGTGGTTCAAGAGGTATCGAAGAAGCTATACTGAAGCACCTGGGAGTAAAGCGCAATG AAGTAACCAAGGATGGCTTATTTTCTGTTGGTGAGATGGAATGCATG GGTTGCTGTGTAAATGCCCCAATGATGACGGTGGCTGACTATTCCAATGGATCTGAAGGATATACTTACAATTATTAT GAGGATCTCACTCCAAAGAAAGCTGTAGAGATTGTTGAGGCATTCAGGAAAGGTGAAAAACCACCG CGCGGCACTCAGAACCCAGGTCGTATCAATTGTGGACCAGAAGGAGGAAATACTACATTATTAGGTGAGCCTAAGGCTCCTCCTTGTCGGGATCTAGATGCTGCTGAATAA
- the LOC107031814 gene encoding transcription factor UNE12 codes for MANNPSEGPSDDFFDQILGFPAYNGAETNLAGNDAGAIPPAMMLQLNSGDGSGQFTGVGLGVGLGGGGFHGHGGGGSFPLGLSLEQGKGGFLKMDDVSAPGRRFRDDVVDSRASSSVKPGFHGQPMPSMPHPPAIRPRVRARRGQATDPHSIAERLRRERIAERIRALQELVPSVNKTDRAVMLDEIVDYVKFLRLQVKVLSMSRLGGAGAVAPLVTDIPISSVEEESSEGGNNNQPAWEKWSSDGTERQVAKLMEENVGAAMQFLQSKALCIMPISLASAIYHSQPPDTSSLVKPETNPPS; via the exons ATGGCTAACAACCCTTCTGAGGGACCTTCTGATGATTTCTTTGACCAAATCTTGGGATTTCCTGCTTACAATGGAGCAGAAACTAATTTGGCGGGAAATGATGCCGGAGCTATACCGCCGGCGATGATGCTCCAGCTTAACTCTGGTGATGGGTCAGGTCAGTTTACTGGAGTGGGTCTTGGGGTTGGTTTAGGTGGTGGGGGGTTCCATGGTCATGGTGGGGGTGGTTCTTTTCCTTTAGGGTTGAGTTTAGAACAAGGGAAAGGTGGGTTCTTGAAGATGGATGATGTTTCAGCACCTGGAAGGAGGTTTAGAGATGATGTTGTTGATAGCAGAGCTTCTTCTTCTGTCAAACCT GGTTTTCATGGACAACCGATGCCTTCAATGCCGCATCCCCCTGCAATACGTCCAAGGGTGAGAGCTAGGCGAGGACAAGCTACTGATCCACATAGCATTGCGGAGAGg TTACGTAGAGAGAGGATAGCAGAAAGAATTAGAGCATTGCAAGAGTTGGTTCCCAGTGTCAATAAG ACTGATAGAGCTGTAATGCTTGATGAAATTGTAGATTATGTCAAATTCCTACGGCTGCAAGTGAAG GTGTTGAGCATGAGTAGGTTAGGAGGAGCTGGTGCAGTAGCACCACTTGTTACAGACATTCCAATATCATCAGTAGag GAAGAGAGCAGTGAAGGTGGAAATAATAACCAACCAGCTTGGGAAAAGTGGTCAAGTGATGGCACAGAAAGGCAAGTGGCTAAACTTATGGAAGAAAATGTTGGTGCTGCAATGCAATTTCTTCAGTCTAAAGCACTATGTATAATGCCTATTTCTCTTGCATCAGCAATTTATCACTCTCAACCACCAGATACATCAAGTCTTGTTAAGCCAGAAACAAATCCTCCTTCATAG
- the LOC107031596 gene encoding protein OSB2, chloroplastic-like: MALEQTIAFTNPFFSSTPRTPATSLSFRFFSQSKQVQTAKLASGCRIRCSFEYNSSGNGNGSVYEYERYAGVSQYPRPSEVQWKKELCNSVQLIGNVAVPVQIKHLNSGKVVAWTRLAVRKSQNDTTWINLTFWDDLANVANQHVEKGQQIYVSGRLISDTVEGDDGKEQTYYKVVVQQLNFIEKNSPPIASYNGDSNSMAPRKKQNNFAANTTGSTEELWQAFFANPLEWWDNRKNKRSPNYPDFKHKDTGEALWVEGRYNPTWVKSQLAVLDSKMESFHDQNGSRNAEFMSMDNFQF; this comes from the exons ATGGCGTTAGAACAAACAATTGCATTCACTAACCCTTTCTTCTCTTCAACTCCAAGAACCCCTGCAACATCTCTCTCTTTTCGATTTTTCTCCCAATCCAAGCAAGTACAAACCGCCAAATTAGCTTCGGGTTGTCGTATAAGATGTTCGTTTGAGTACAATAGTTCTGGAAATGGAAACGGTAGTGTGTATGAGTATGAAAGGTATGCTGGGGTTTCTCAGTACCCACGGCCTTCGGAAGTACAGTGGAAGAAGGAGCTTTGTAATTCAGTGCAGCTTATTGGTAATGTTGCAGTGCCGGTTCAAATTAAGCATCTTAATTCCGGAAAAGTTGTAGCTTGGACTCGTCTTGCTGTAAGGAAGTCGCAAAACGACACTACTTG GATTAATTTGACATTCTGGGATGACTTGGCTAATGTTGCCAATCAACATGTAGAGAAAGGACAGCAGATATATGTGTCTGGTCGCCTAATATCAGATACAGTTGAAGGTGATGATGGAAAAGAACAGACTTATTATAAG GTGGTCGTTCAGCAATTGAATTTTATTGAGAAGAACTCTCCTCCTATTGCCTCGTATAACGGGGACTCTAATTCCATGGCACCAC GTAAAAAGCAAAATAATTTTGCTGCAAATACCACTGGATCCACAGAGGAGCTATGGCAAGCTTTCTTTGCTAATCCACTAGAATGGTGGGATAATAGGAAGAACAAG AGGAGTCCAAACTATCCAGACTTCAAGCACAAAGATACCGGTGAAGCATTGTGGGTAGAAGGCAGATACAATCCAACATGGGTGAAATCTCAACTTGCAGTACTGGATTCAAAGATGGAGTCTTTTCATGATCAAAATGGCAGCAGAAATGCAGAGTTCATGTCCATGGATAATTTCCAATTTTAG
- the LOC107030399 gene encoding uncharacterized protein LOC107030399, whose translation MGLADTIQENNQASNQNRAKAMIFLRHHLDEGLKMEYLTVKDPLVLWNNLKDRYDHLKLVVLPQARYDWIHLRLQDFKSISEYNSSMFKIISQLKLCGENITDHDMLEKTFSTFPASSMLLQQQYREMGFKKYSELISHLLVAEQHNDLLMKNHESRPTGSMPFPEVNTANFHQSKREKGRGPSRGRGRGRGRNLNHGDRLALNNNIQHQQCKKKNEKHDVVQKKNSDNKCYRCGGKGHWSRTCRTPRHLVELYQASLKEVKNNAEANFITEDTVEPMHLDVADFFENPEGKIDHLIGDGSVII comes from the coding sequence ATGGGTCTAGCAGACACcatccaagaaaataatcaagcatCGAATCAAAACCGTGCTAAGGCGATGATATTTCTCCGTCATCACCTTGATGAGGGtttgaaaatggaatatctcaCTGTTAAGGATCCTCTGGTGTTGtggaacaatttaaaagatagataTGACCACCTGAAGTTGGTTGTCCTTCCACAGGCACGTTATGATTGGATCCACttgagacttcaagattttaaatctatcaGTGAGTATAACTCttctatgtttaaaattatctcacaattaaaattatgtggagaaaataTCACTGACCATGATATGCTGGAAAAAACGTTTTCCACTTTCCCTGCCTCGAGTATGCTTCTGCAGCAGCAATACCGAGAAATGGGATTTAAAAAGTATTCCGAATTAATCTCACATCTCCTTGTTGCTGAACAACATAATGATTTACTGATGAAAAACCATGAAAGTCGACCTACTGGTTCTATGCCATTTCCTGAAGTAAATACGGCAAATTTTCACCAATCTAAGCGTGAAAAAGGTCGTGGCCCCAGTCGTGGCCGTGGTCGTGGTCGAGGAAGAAATCTCAATCATGGTGATCGTCTTGCACTAAATAATAACATTCAACACCAGCAGtgtaaaaagaagaatgaaaaacatgacgtagtgcagaagaaaaattcagaCAACAAATGTTATCGATGTGGAGGAAAAGGACATTGGTCACGTACCTGTCGTACGCCAAGGCACCTGGTTGAGTTATATCAAGCTTCCCTGAAGGAGGTGAAAAATAACGCAGAAGCCAACTTTATCACGGAAGATACTGTTGAACCCATGCATCTAGATGTAGCGGATTTCTTTGAGAACCCCGAAGGAAAGATAGATCACCTGATAGGTGATGGGTCtgtgataatataa
- the LOC107031598 gene encoding auxin-induced protein 22D-like produces the protein MRIYEKDINDLEATELRLGLPGIINDESSTSTSTSKNSRKRPSSSSVNENEQQDSAPAPKAQVVGWPPVRSYRKNHVSKLSESDNNSSGMYLKVSMDGAPYLRKIDLKVYKSYLELLKALQNMFKCTIGVYSEREGYNGSDYAPTYEDKDGDWMLVGDVPWEMFISSCKRLRIIKGSEAKGLACL, from the exons ATGAGAATTTACGAGAAGGATATCAATGATCTTGAGGCAACTGAGCTAAGATTAGGTTTGCCTGGGATAATAAACGATGAATCTTCAACATCAACTAGTACTTCTAAAAATAGCAGAAAAAGACCTTCATCTAGTAGTGTAAATGAAAATGAACAACAAGACTCAGCTCCTGCACCAAA AGCACAAGTTGTTGGTTGGCCACCAGTTCGATCATACAGGAAAAATCATGTGTCTAAATTATCAGAATCTGATAATAATTCCTCAGGGATGTATTTAAAAGTTAGCATGGATGGAGCACCTTATTTGAGGAAAATTGATCTTAAGGTTTACAAAAGTTACCTAGAGCTACTCAAGGCTTTACAAAACATGTTCAAGTGCACTATTG GAGTGTATTCAGAAAGAGAAGGATACAATGGATCTGATTATGCACCAACATATGAAGACAAGGATGGTGATTGGATGCTTGTTGGTGATGTACCATGGGAGATGTTTATAAGTTCTTGCAAAAGGCTTAGAATTATCAAAGGATCTGAAGCTAAAGGTTTAGCATGTCTATAA